In Camelus bactrianus isolate YW-2024 breed Bactrian camel chromosome 10, ASM4877302v1, whole genome shotgun sequence, a genomic segment contains:
- the FUT4 gene encoding alpha-(1,3)-fucosyltransferase 4, with protein sequence MGSGRGSARKSRNAGGAPEWAEVPQEAPRAGPGRAGRARGAVEGRDGAAPGWAAGPGPLALEAQGAGSCEEATGTHRPSDPGTALSRSRAGGGGWQRRLEPQRQHESRRRGSTAADARRTSAALPALAMGALWGRRRRQRGGQGQPAAVLASVAAGLVCTALAAYACWNQLPPLTPAASAPRRPVRPVSVLLWWEPFGGGRSATRRPPDCRLRFNISGCRLLTDRAAYGEAQAVLFHHRDLVRGPPDWPPPWGVHVRLTENQQLLTLDDEEEAAEAAVALAASGPRPPGQRWVWMNFESPSHSPGLRSLAGNLFNWTLSYRVDSDIFVPYGYLYPRTHPSDQPPGLVPPLAQKQGLVAWVVSNWDERQARVRYYRQLSQHVAVDVFGKDGPGQPVPEIGLLQTVARYKFYLAFENSQHLDYITEKLWRNAFLAGAVPVVLGPDRANYERFVPRGAFIHVDDFPSASSLAAYLQFLDRNPSAYRRYFSWRRSHAVHITSFWDEPWCRACQAVQTAGDQPKSIRNLAGWFER encoded by the coding sequence ATGGGGAGCGGCCGGGGCTCGGCCCGGAAGTCCAGGAACGCTGGAGGGGCCCCGGAGTGGGCGGAGGTGCCGCAGGAAGCGCCCCGGGCCGGGCCTGGCCGGGCCGGTAGGGCGCGGGGCGcggtggaggggagggacggGGCGGCGCCGGGCTGGGCGGCTGGACCAGGTCCCCTCGCCCTGGAGGCCCAGGGGGCGGGGAGTTGCGAGGAGGCGACCGGGACCCACAGGCCTTCAGATCCCGGGACCGCCCTCTCCCGCTCCAGAGCTGGCGGCGGCGGGTGGCAACGACGGCTGGAGCCGCAGCGGCAGCATGAGAGCCGGCGCCGGGGCAGCACGGCCGCCGACGCGCGGCGGACATCAGCGGCCCTGCCCGCGCTCGCCATGGGCGCGCTGTGGGGTCGGCGGCGCCGCCAGCGCGGAGGCCAGGGACAGCCCGCGGCCGTCTTGGCGTCGGTGGCCGCCGGCCTAGTGTGTACCGCCCTGGCCGCCTACGCCTGCTGGAACCAGCTGCCGCCGCTGACCCCGGCCGCTTCCGCCCCGCGGCGGCCGGTGCGGCCGGTGAGCGTGCTGCTGTGGTGGGAGCCCTTCGGGGGCGGCCGCAGCGCCACCAGGCGCCCCCCCGACTGCCGGCTGCGCTTCAACATCAGCGGCTGCCGGCTGCTCACCGATCGCGCGGCCTACGGGGAAGCCCAGGCGGTGCTTTTCCACCACCGAGACCTGGTGAGGGGACCCCCGGACTGGCCCCCGCCCTGGGGCGTCCACGTGCGCCTGACGGAGAATCAGCAGCTGCTGACGTTGGACGATGAGGAGGAAGCTGCGGAGGCAGCCGTAGCCCTGGCCGCCTCGGGTCCCAGGCCCCCCGGCCAGCGCTGGGTGTGGATGAACTTCGAGTCGCCCTCCCACTCTCCCGGGCTGCGAAGCCTGGCCGGGAACCTCTTCAACTGGACACTCTCCTACCGGGTCGACTCGGACATCTTCGTACCTTACGGCTACCTCTACCCCCGCACCCATCCCAGCGATCAACCGCCGGGCCTGGTCCCGCCGCTGGCCCAGAAGCAGGGGCTGGTGGCCTGGGTAGTGAGCAACTGGGATGAGCGCCAGGCTCGGGTCCGCTACTACCGCCAGCTGAGCCAGCACGTGGCCGTGGACGTGTTCGGAAAGGACGGGCCCGGGCAGCCGGTGCCTGAGATTGGGCTCCTGCAGACAGTGGCCCGCTACAAGTTCTACCTGGCCTTCGAGAACTCGCAGCACCTGGATTATATCACCGAGAAGCTGTGGCGCAACGCCTTCCTGGCCGGGGCTGTGCCCGTGGTGCTGGGCCCCGACCGTGCCAATTATGAGCGCTTCGTACCCCGCGGTGCCTTCATCCACGTGGACGACTTCCCTAGTGCCTCCTCCCTGGCCGCCTACCTGCAATTCCTCGACCGAAACCCCTCTGCCTACCGCCGCTACTTCAGCTGGCGCCGGAGTCACGCTGTGCACATCACCTCCTTCTGGGATGAGCCTTGGTGCCGGGCCTGCCAGGCTGTGCAGACGGCTGGGGACCAGCCCAAGAGCATCCGTAATTTGGCTGGCTGGTTTGAGCGGTGA